A section of the Bombus terrestris chromosome 2, iyBomTerr1.2, whole genome shotgun sequence genome encodes:
- the LOC100646938 gene encoding BLOC-1-related complex subunit 6 isoform X1 yields the protein MESEEGETYPKQGTTIRSEKNAVIDYDEDRLHEMTASYSEISFDSQSSPPVSELRSLIDSPDIDGTKFLDGSLEKMNGIGRPDQLNLRNRESSPIEDDDIDPPSYHKAMGYLQLEGTVMQDGDMVLFVAEDLENKIKLSSPVTKKGETPSFPGSRSSTPCLYRQALTPQVPLLDHNVLNELEMEARKVATSVDALTENLAAILHSASALTVGCLETYRDAVCKTCDAVDHNIKSMYQLMAKCEELSKSMGPVYKLAEQIKEMKRMLELFESAMNL from the exons ATGGAATCAGAGGAAGGGGAAACATATCCGAAACAAGGAACGACAATACGTAGTGAAAAGAATGCAGTTATCGACTACGATGAAGACAGA CTACATGAGATGACAGCATCATATTCGGAAATATCATTCGATTCACAATCATCTCCACCCGTTTCGGAGTTAAGATCGCTGATCGATTCACCAGATATTGATGGAACAAAATTTTTAGATGGTAGCCTAGAGAAAATGAACGGAATTGGTAGACCAGACCAGCTAAATTTAAGGAATAGAGAATCTAGTCCAATAGAGGACGACGATATAGATCCCCCAAGTTATCACAAAGCCATGGGATATTTGCAACTTGAGGGGACAGTAATGCAAGATGGTGATATGGTACTGTTTGTTGCGGAAGATttagaaaacaaaattaaactGTCAAGTCCTGTAACAAAAAAGGGAGAAACTCCATCCTTTCCGGGTTCTCGCAGTTCTACTCCCTGTTTGTATAGGCAAGCCTTAACACCTCAGGTGCCTCTCCTTGATCATAATGTGTTAAATGAATTAGAGATGGAAGCGAGAAAAGTGGCCACCTCTGTTGATGCACTAACAGAAAATTTGGCAGCCATTTTGCATAGT GCATCTGCACTCACCGTAGGCTGCTTAGAAACATATAGGGATGCTGTTTGTAAAACGTGCGATGCAGTGGATCATAATATTAAATCGATGTATCAGTTAATGGCAAAATGCGAAGAATTATCGAAATCAATGGGACCTGTATATAAGCTAGCAGAACAAAT TAAAGAGATGAAAAGGATGTTGGAGCTATTTGAGAGTGCAATGAATCTGTAA
- the LOC100646938 gene encoding BLOC-1-related complex subunit 6 isoform X2, giving the protein MTASYSEISFDSQSSPPVSELRSLIDSPDIDGTKFLDGSLEKMNGIGRPDQLNLRNRESSPIEDDDIDPPSYHKAMGYLQLEGTVMQDGDMVLFVAEDLENKIKLSSPVTKKGETPSFPGSRSSTPCLYRQALTPQVPLLDHNVLNELEMEARKVATSVDALTENLAAILHSASALTVGCLETYRDAVCKTCDAVDHNIKSMYQLMAKCEELSKSMGPVYKLAEQIKEMKRMLELFESAMNL; this is encoded by the exons ATGACAGCATCATATTCGGAAATATCATTCGATTCACAATCATCTCCACCCGTTTCGGAGTTAAGATCGCTGATCGATTCACCAGATATTGATGGAACAAAATTTTTAGATGGTAGCCTAGAGAAAATGAACGGAATTGGTAGACCAGACCAGCTAAATTTAAGGAATAGAGAATCTAGTCCAATAGAGGACGACGATATAGATCCCCCAAGTTATCACAAAGCCATGGGATATTTGCAACTTGAGGGGACAGTAATGCAAGATGGTGATATGGTACTGTTTGTTGCGGAAGATttagaaaacaaaattaaactGTCAAGTCCTGTAACAAAAAAGGGAGAAACTCCATCCTTTCCGGGTTCTCGCAGTTCTACTCCCTGTTTGTATAGGCAAGCCTTAACACCTCAGGTGCCTCTCCTTGATCATAATGTGTTAAATGAATTAGAGATGGAAGCGAGAAAAGTGGCCACCTCTGTTGATGCACTAACAGAAAATTTGGCAGCCATTTTGCATAGT GCATCTGCACTCACCGTAGGCTGCTTAGAAACATATAGGGATGCTGTTTGTAAAACGTGCGATGCAGTGGATCATAATATTAAATCGATGTATCAGTTAATGGCAAAATGCGAAGAATTATCGAAATCAATGGGACCTGTATATAAGCTAGCAGAACAAAT TAAAGAGATGAAAAGGATGTTGGAGCTATTTGAGAGTGCAATGAATCTGTAA